The genomic segment ATACATATTAAGCGAAGTGCATTTTTTCTTCACAAAGCAGGCGGGGAACAATTCTGCCCGCAAAATTGTAAATGGAATATTAAAATATCCAAGCTTAATATTTGTGGATATAGCTTTTACCTTAAAGGATATTAGAAGTGTATTTAGATTATCTGCCAAATATAGCTTAAAAACTTTTGACGCTTTTCACGCCTACTATTGCAAAAAGTTAAAAATAAAAACTATTGCCACTTTTGATAAAGATTTTCGCAAACTTCCCTGGCTAAAGGTTGTGGAAAAGTAAATAGGATTATATACTATACTTAAAATAAAATGTCCCCCTTACTAATAAGGGGGCGAGATTGTTTTTAATGTAA from the Patescibacteria group bacterium genome contains:
- a CDS encoding type II toxin-antitoxin system VapC family toxin, which gives rise to MHKNIFLDANILIYSQDPNSLFFKQSVAILKKSVEEGNEMFVSPYILSEVHFFFTKQAGNNSARKIVNGILKYPSLIFVDIAFTLKDIRSVFRLSAKYSLKTFDAFHAYYCKKLKIKTIATFDKDFRKLPWLKVVEK